The Solibacillus isronensis genome contains a region encoding:
- a CDS encoding DNA-deoxyinosine glycosylase translates to MELIQNILPPIVDGKTKVLILGSMPGKQSLEKQQYYGNRRNHFWPIIGKLLATDIPEDYNERIALLRKHRIGLWDSIESCEREGSLDATIKNEVPNNFSELFKKYPQIQLVLFNGGKSFDVFKRHIGLEVLDGRAYKKMPSTSPIPGKNIKTFDEKVEIWSIVLDFLS, encoded by the coding sequence ATGGAGCTAATCCAAAATATATTACCTCCGATTGTGGATGGAAAAACAAAAGTGCTTATTCTTGGCTCAATGCCAGGAAAGCAGTCACTGGAAAAACAGCAATACTACGGCAACCGACGGAATCATTTTTGGCCGATTATAGGAAAGCTTCTAGCAACCGATATTCCGGAAGACTATAACGAAAGAATTGCACTTCTTCGTAAACATCGTATAGGGCTATGGGATTCAATTGAAAGCTGTGAACGCGAAGGCAGCCTGGATGCAACAATAAAAAATGAGGTACCGAATAACTTTTCAGAGCTTTTTAAAAAATACCCGCAAATACAGCTTGTCCTATTTAATGGCGGGAAAAGCTTCGATGTTTTTAAAAGACATATAGGTCTCGAAGTATTGGACGGTCGAGCGTACAAAAAGATGCCATCAACAAGTCCGATTCCAGGGAAGAATATTAAAACCTTTGATGAAAAAGTAGAAATATGGAGCATCGTGCTAGATTTTTTATCGTAA
- a CDS encoding nuclease-related domain-containing protein, producing the protein MTLFILVVLIAIIGYFIFKLYSHDNTTFYQLTGYSYFDVLMNKSVRTSYQLIKELEHVQGTKKVMVNLQLPVHNEVQTIDALLLHESGIYVMNMKKKSGWINGREQSIEWIELLHKNQKQVFNNPIHETKRLIHTLKDQLPEVDGMLFETMVVFANDCSFQQIEIQSSNVEVLKIAELKKWATTIEGKRLSDTEIENLYSTLETFMHGKNPTIRSKTVTATN; encoded by the coding sequence ATGACCCTATTTATACTGGTCGTTCTAATTGCGATTATAGGTTACTTTATATTTAAATTATATAGTCATGACAATACAACATTTTATCAATTGACCGGCTATTCGTATTTTGACGTCCTTATGAACAAAAGTGTCCGAACATCCTATCAGCTTATAAAGGAACTGGAGCATGTTCAAGGTACAAAAAAAGTAATGGTGAATCTACAGCTTCCTGTTCACAATGAAGTTCAAACAATTGATGCTCTTTTACTTCATGAATCAGGGATTTATGTAATGAATATGAAAAAGAAATCAGGCTGGATTAACGGACGGGAACAGAGCATCGAATGGATTGAGTTATTACATAAAAATCAAAAACAAGTATTTAATAATCCAATCCATGAAACAAAACGTTTAATCCATACATTAAAAGACCAGTTGCCGGAAGTAGATGGTATGCTTTTTGAAACAATGGTAGTTTTTGCGAACGATTGTTCATTCCAGCAGATTGAAATTCAATCTTCCAATGTTGAAGTGCTGAAAATTGCGGAATTAAAAAAATGGGCTACAACAATTGAAGGGAAACGTTTATCAGATACAGAAATTGAAAACTTGTACTCAACATTAGAAACCTTTATGCATGGTAAAAATCCGACAATACGTTCAAAAACTGTCACAGCCACAAATTAA
- a CDS encoding NAD-dependent epimerase/dehydratase family protein gives MKKILVLGGTRFFGRKLVELLLEQKHEVTIVTRGMSENPFGDAVEHIKVDRKDTAAFEKALENRTFDIVYDNICYSPNEAKQLCDLFNGKIGKLVFTSTLAVYEADGKPHSEEDFDPTSYGIIMGDTHEFTYGEGKRLAEAVFYKFAEFPVVAVRFPIVMGEDDYTRRLHFHIERIINKEPIGFLNMDAEMSFIQATEAALFLQWAGNDHVVEGPINATANGVISLKDFISLIEEKSGERAKIALLGTEEIRSPYAIPATWYMKNDKAEQLGFSFSQLEEWLPPLIEQIAGTTAKQ, from the coding sequence ATGAAGAAAATCTTAGTATTAGGCGGGACCCGGTTTTTTGGCCGTAAATTAGTGGAACTTTTATTGGAGCAAAAGCATGAAGTAACAATTGTCACGCGCGGAATGTCGGAAAATCCATTTGGCGATGCAGTAGAGCATATTAAAGTGGATCGAAAAGATACGGCAGCTTTTGAGAAAGCATTGGAAAACCGTACATTTGATATTGTTTATGATAATATTTGTTATTCGCCAAACGAAGCAAAACAGCTGTGCGATCTGTTCAATGGGAAAATCGGCAAGCTTGTTTTCACATCTACATTAGCTGTATATGAAGCAGATGGCAAGCCGCATTCTGAAGAAGATTTCGATCCGACTTCATATGGCATTATCATGGGGGATACACATGAATTTACGTATGGTGAAGGAAAGCGTCTGGCAGAGGCGGTATTTTATAAATTTGCCGAGTTTCCTGTAGTTGCAGTTCGTTTCCCAATCGTCATGGGAGAAGATGATTATACGCGCCGTTTGCATTTCCATATTGAGCGCATAATTAATAAGGAACCAATCGGATTTTTAAATATGGATGCAGAAATGTCCTTCATTCAGGCAACAGAAGCTGCCCTTTTTTTACAGTGGGCAGGTAATGATCATGTTGTGGAAGGACCGATTAATGCGACAGCAAATGGGGTCATTTCTTTAAAAGACTTCATTTCTCTTATTGAAGAAAAGTCAGGCGAACGTGCTAAAATAGCATTGCTTGGGACAGAGGAAATCCGTTCACCATACGCCATTCCAGCCACATGGTATATGAAAAATGACAAGGCGGAGCAATTAGGATTTTCGTTCAGTCAGCTTGAAGAGTGGCTGCCTCCATTAATCGAGCAAATTGCAGGAACTACGGCAAAACAGTAG
- a CDS encoding lysophospholipid acyltransferase family protein, which translates to MYKFIARVVYGILGVNGSKAKVYGKENIPKEGGFVVACTHNGYIDILNLGISMLPKEVHFMAKKQLFDVKGLGWLITRLNAFPVDRDNPGPSVIKIPRQLIKEGKVVGIFPSGTRSSENSELKAGAVTIAQLAKSEILPAAYIGPKDAKGVFKRQKGYLIYGKPFTVGAGKEGREQSVQFLEDELNRLTEHLKEMHPEVK; encoded by the coding sequence GTGTATAAATTTATTGCAAGAGTTGTATATGGAATATTAGGGGTTAACGGGTCCAAGGCAAAGGTATATGGAAAAGAAAATATACCGAAAGAAGGCGGCTTTGTCGTTGCCTGTACTCATAATGGCTATATCGATATTTTGAACCTGGGGATATCGATGCTGCCAAAAGAAGTACATTTTATGGCTAAGAAACAACTGTTTGATGTAAAAGGGTTAGGCTGGCTAATTACGAGATTGAATGCATTCCCGGTGGATCGTGACAATCCGGGACCAAGTGTTATTAAAATCCCTCGTCAGCTTATCAAAGAAGGAAAAGTAGTCGGAATCTTCCCGAGTGGAACGAGAAGCTCGGAAAACTCGGAATTAAAAGCCGGTGCAGTGACGATTGCCCAGTTGGCGAAGTCAGAAATTTTGCCGGCTGCTTATATCGGTCCGAAAGATGCGAAAGGTGTATTCAAACGTCAAAAAGGCTATTTAATTTACGGTAAGCCATTTACGGTTGGCGCAGGAAAAGAAGGCCGTGAACAATCCGTTCAATTTTTGGAAGATGAGCTGAACCGATTAACAGAGCATTTGAAAGAAATGCACCCAGAAGTAAAATAA
- a CDS encoding YebC/PmpR family DNA-binding transcriptional regulator, whose protein sequence is MGRKWNNIKDKKAGKDAANSRIYAKFGREIYVAAKSGEPNPESNRALKTVLERAKTYSVPKHIIEKAIDKAKGGGDEQFDELRYEGFGVAGTMVIVDALTNNVNRTASEVRAAFGKNGGNMGVSGSAAHMFQNTAVFGIEDKSEDEILEILMEADLDMRDIMDEEGTIIVYVEPEQFHATQEAFKGAGIEEFTVAELTMLPMTDVALTGDDLVKFEKMIDALEDLEDVQRVYHNADLGE, encoded by the coding sequence ATGGGTCGTAAGTGGAATAACATTAAAGATAAAAAGGCTGGGAAAGACGCAGCAAATAGTCGTATTTACGCTAAATTCGGTCGTGAAATTTACGTAGCAGCAAAATCAGGTGAACCAAACCCGGAATCTAACCGTGCACTGAAAACGGTTTTAGAACGTGCAAAAACTTATTCTGTACCAAAACATATTATTGAAAAAGCAATCGACAAAGCAAAAGGTGGCGGCGATGAGCAATTCGATGAGTTACGCTATGAAGGTTTCGGTGTCGCTGGTACAATGGTAATCGTTGATGCATTAACAAACAACGTAAACCGTACAGCTTCTGAAGTACGTGCAGCATTCGGTAAGAATGGCGGTAACATGGGCGTATCTGGTTCAGCGGCGCATATGTTCCAAAATACAGCTGTATTCGGAATTGAAGATAAATCAGAAGATGAGATTCTTGAAATTTTAATGGAAGCGGATTTAGATATGCGTGACATTATGGATGAAGAAGGCACAATTATCGTTTATGTTGAGCCGGAACAATTCCATGCTACACAAGAAGCATTTAAGGGTGCAGGCATTGAAGAATTTACTGTAGCAGAGTTAACGATGCTGCCAATGACAGATGTTGCTTTAACTGGTGATGATTTAGTGAAATTTGAAAAAATGATTGATGCATTGGAAGATTTGGAAGACGTGCAACGCGTGT
- a CDS encoding YjjG family noncanonical pyrimidine nucleotidase: MKDYQFLLFDLDDTLLDFKAAERLALPKLFEAHQLPLTPQIEAVYREINTGLWRSLEEGLITRDFLMETRFGKTFKHFGVEVDGRILDAEYRGYLAESKVFVEGALELIRTLAPDYELYITSNGLAETQIKRLQVTGLAPYFKQVFVSENTGYQKPMKPFFDYVFERIPNFDPNKAMIIGDSYSADIIGGANAGIDTCWLNPLNAVPSTIHPTYEIQKLAQLLPVINSNKAITQQPLGI, from the coding sequence ATGAAGGATTATCAATTTTTATTGTTTGACTTAGATGATACATTACTGGATTTTAAAGCTGCAGAAAGATTAGCTTTGCCGAAATTATTTGAAGCACATCAGCTACCATTAACACCTCAAATCGAAGCTGTTTACCGAGAGATTAATACCGGTTTATGGCGCTCGCTTGAGGAAGGTTTGATTACTCGTGACTTTTTAATGGAAACCCGATTCGGAAAGACATTCAAGCATTTTGGCGTTGAAGTGGATGGCAGGATATTGGACGCTGAATACCGTGGCTATTTAGCAGAAAGTAAAGTGTTTGTTGAAGGTGCACTGGAGCTGATTCGAACATTGGCACCTGACTATGAACTGTACATTACATCGAATGGATTGGCGGAGACACAGATAAAACGCCTCCAAGTAACAGGGTTGGCACCTTATTTTAAGCAAGTTTTCGTTTCGGAAAATACTGGCTATCAAAAACCGATGAAGCCATTTTTTGATTATGTGTTTGAACGGATTCCGAATTTCGATCCGAACAAGGCGATGATTATTGGGGATTCCTACAGTGCAGATATTATCGGCGGTGCAAATGCCGGAATCGATACATGCTGGCTTAACCCGTTGAATGCAGTACCATCAACAATTCACCCAACTTATGAAATACAAAAGCTGGCTCAGCTTTTACCGGTTATAAACAGTAATAAAGCCATCACCCAACAGCCTTTAGGAATTTAG
- a CDS encoding putative RNA methyltransferase, which translates to MGLLSKRALSIQQFQFNSRLFACPICKQEIEISNEGKMSCLSNHTFDVAKQGYVYMLNRPVHSMYGKELFDSRHTVIQAGIYDRLQAAIAREITVDQPIILDTGCGEGSHLHRICQQLDCPVGVGIDISKEGIIAAAKYNPEELWCVGDLANSPFNEQSFDAILNILSPANYDEFKRLLKRGGKVIKVVPQENYLKELRKQAFADSEKESYTNSQTVERFKASFANTEVKRITYTVPLESHLVQNLLEMTPMGWHIDDKESIQLQEITIDLDLLIGME; encoded by the coding sequence ATGGGTCTATTATCAAAACGAGCGTTAAGTATTCAGCAGTTTCAATTCAATAGCCGACTTTTTGCATGTCCTATTTGTAAACAGGAAATAGAGATAAGTAATGAAGGAAAAATGAGCTGTCTATCAAATCATACATTCGATGTGGCAAAACAAGGCTATGTTTATATGTTAAACCGTCCTGTCCACTCAATGTATGGAAAAGAATTATTCGATTCTCGCCATACTGTCATTCAAGCAGGTATCTATGATCGATTACAAGCAGCGATTGCCCGGGAAATCACTGTAGATCAACCGATAATTTTAGATACAGGTTGCGGCGAGGGGTCTCATTTACATCGTATTTGCCAACAGCTTGATTGCCCAGTTGGTGTAGGAATCGATATTTCAAAAGAAGGGATAATTGCAGCGGCAAAGTATAATCCCGAAGAGCTTTGGTGTGTCGGTGATTTAGCGAATAGCCCGTTCAACGAGCAATCTTTTGATGCGATTTTAAATATCTTATCTCCAGCAAATTACGATGAATTTAAACGTCTGTTAAAGCGAGGCGGTAAAGTAATTAAAGTCGTGCCACAGGAAAATTACCTAAAAGAACTGCGTAAACAGGCGTTTGCAGATTCGGAAAAGGAAAGCTATACAAATTCCCAAACTGTAGAGCGATTTAAAGCAAGCTTTGCAAATACAGAAGTAAAAAGAATTACGTATACAGTACCGCTTGAATCCCATTTAGTACAAAACCTACTTGAAATGACACCGATGGGCTGGCATATTGACGATAAAGAAAGTATTCAATTACAGGAAATTACAATTGATTTAGATCTATTAATTGGAATGGAGTGA
- the ypfJ gene encoding KPN_02809 family neutral zinc metallopeptidase — protein MDVKGRRKSSNVEDRRGMSAGKIGGGLGGVGIIIAIIFTLLNGEDAGDVVSEVSKSITQNGATSENYEPTAEEEELAEFVSVVLADTEDIWQQLFADNGMTYENPTLVLFTDSVSSGCGMQSAAVGPFYCPADYKLYIDLSFYKELRNRFDAPGDFAMAYVVAHEVGHHVQTLLGTSEQVHALNGKVSQAKYNEAVKRLELQADYYSGVWAHHVQDKGYLEEGDFEEALTAANAIGDDTLQMEAQGYVVPESFTHGTSEQRMRWFKKGYNAGTLQGGDTFSLEASQL, from the coding sequence ATGGATGTGAAAGGAAGACGAAAAAGCAGTAATGTGGAAGATCGTCGGGGGATGAGTGCCGGGAAAATCGGCGGAGGTCTTGGCGGAGTCGGGATAATTATTGCTATTATTTTCACATTACTTAATGGCGAAGATGCAGGGGATGTTGTTTCGGAAGTATCAAAGAGCATTACACAAAACGGTGCAACTTCTGAAAACTATGAACCGACCGCTGAAGAAGAGGAACTTGCGGAATTCGTTTCTGTAGTACTCGCGGATACAGAAGATATATGGCAACAATTGTTTGCTGATAATGGGATGACTTACGAAAACCCGACGCTCGTATTATTTACGGATAGTGTAAGCTCTGGGTGCGGGATGCAAAGTGCTGCGGTTGGACCATTTTACTGTCCGGCAGATTATAAGCTTTATATTGACTTAAGTTTTTATAAAGAATTAAGAAACCGGTTTGATGCACCGGGTGATTTTGCGATGGCTTATGTAGTTGCACATGAAGTTGGTCACCATGTCCAAACATTATTGGGCACATCCGAACAAGTACATGCGCTAAACGGAAAAGTATCACAAGCCAAGTACAATGAAGCGGTGAAACGTCTGGAACTTCAGGCGGATTATTATTCAGGTGTATGGGCGCACCATGTTCAGGACAAGGGCTATTTGGAAGAAGGCGACTTTGAAGAGGCGTTAACGGCAGCAAATGCCATTGGCGACGATACATTACAGATGGAAGCGCAAGGATATGTCGTCCCGGAAAGCTTTACACATGGTACAAGCGAGCAGCGGATGCGCTGGTTCAAAAAAGGCTATAATGCCGGTACACTTCAAGGCGGGGATACATTTAGCTTAGAGGCTTCCCAATTATAA
- a CDS encoding low molecular weight protein-tyrosine-phosphatase, with product MKQVLFVCLGNICRSPMAEAVMRDLIAKRGLTDKITVDSAGTSNYHIGEPPHKGTTAKLQEYGIMTTGMLARQLRTSDLDSFDYIVCMDESNVKNTIEMLRAEADAKVFRFLDLTTHQKDVPDPWYTGDFQETYDLCLEGCEALMEKIEADL from the coding sequence ATGAAGCAAGTACTATTCGTATGTTTGGGCAATATTTGCCGTTCTCCTATGGCAGAAGCTGTTATGCGTGATTTAATCGCTAAACGCGGTTTAACGGATAAAATTACAGTCGACTCAGCAGGCACGAGCAATTACCATATTGGGGAACCCCCGCATAAAGGGACAACGGCGAAATTACAGGAATACGGAATTATGACAACCGGTATGCTTGCAAGACAGTTACGCACTTCCGATTTAGACAGCTTTGACTATATTGTCTGTATGGATGAAAGCAACGTGAAAAATACGATTGAAATGCTGCGTGCAGAAGCAGATGCAAAAGTGTTCCGTTTCCTTGATTTGACGACACATCAAAAAGATGTTCCCGATCCTTGGTATACGGGAGATTTCCAGGAAACGTACGACCTATGTTTAGAAGGCTGCGAGGCATTGATGGAAAAAATTGAAGCGGATTTATAA
- a CDS encoding polysaccharide deacetylase family protein, which produces MGKKITVLSILCGILTVVGFRLWVDTPPTYASNKTVTVSATYNEPSASNDYINKSSGSLNKMMPYYMNDGGSPGRNCTTYIKVENILDNKEADVVQESDQQQKQAEQQASHKRIALTFDDGPHKNVTNQILMTLQKYEVKATFFVIGQNAAKYPDVVKKADAFGHEIANHTWSHKNLTKLNVQQIQAEIDRANEAICNATGKTPTMYRPPFGALDEKVRESIDLTPVLWNIDTLDWQHKTPKKTLANLKAQAKDNGIILMHDIHQQSADALEDVILYLKEEGYEFVTTSQLL; this is translated from the coding sequence ATGGGCAAAAAAATAACCGTGCTCAGCATATTATGTGGAATATTAACAGTTGTCGGATTCCGTCTATGGGTCGATACACCGCCAACTTATGCAAGTAATAAAACGGTCACGGTAAGTGCTACTTATAATGAGCCGTCCGCTTCCAATGATTATATAAACAAGTCGTCCGGCAGCTTAAATAAAATGATGCCGTATTATATGAATGACGGAGGGTCACCGGGCAGAAATTGTACAACATACATAAAGGTTGAAAATATATTGGATAATAAGGAGGCCGATGTTGTACAAGAAAGTGACCAGCAGCAAAAACAGGCAGAACAGCAGGCCAGTCATAAAAGAATTGCTCTCACGTTCGATGACGGTCCCCATAAAAATGTGACCAATCAAATTTTAATGACCTTGCAAAAGTATGAAGTGAAAGCAACATTTTTTGTAATCGGTCAAAATGCTGCAAAGTATCCAGATGTCGTGAAAAAAGCGGATGCTTTCGGTCATGAAATTGCCAATCATACGTGGAGCCACAAAAATTTAACGAAGCTAAACGTACAACAAATTCAGGCAGAAATTGACCGGGCAAACGAGGCAATTTGTAATGCAACAGGAAAGACGCCTACGATGTATCGTCCACCGTTTGGAGCATTGGATGAAAAAGTACGGGAGTCGATTGATTTAACGCCAGTGCTGTGGAATATCGATACACTTGATTGGCAGCATAAAACACCTAAAAAGACATTGGCGAATTTAAAGGCACAAGCAAAGGACAATGGCATTATTTTGATGCATGATATTCACCAGCAATCCGCAGACGCATTAGAGGATGTCATATTGTATTTAAAAGAAGAAGGCTATGAATTTGTGACAACGAGCCAACTATTATAG
- a CDS encoding TSUP family transporter: MGFELDPQLVIILICFGFLAAFIDSVVGGGGLISLPALMFAGLSPSAAVATNKLAGTMGSLTSTITFYRSGKLDIKSVMKYFPWVFISSMIGAWIVHLLDPNLLKPLMLIMLAAVAVYTIFKKDWGSISAVKSLSTKKYILFFLVISLIGFYDGFLGPGTGSFLIFAFLMVGYDFLKAAGNAKLLNFGSNIGALLMFIYLGQINYTYGLIMGAAQIVGAIVGSRFAIKRGSGYVRVLFIIVTITLLAKNSYDFFLK; encoded by the coding sequence ATGGGATTTGAGTTAGACCCACAACTAGTTATTATTTTAATTTGTTTTGGTTTTTTAGCAGCATTTATCGATTCTGTTGTGGGAGGCGGTGGCCTTATTTCACTGCCTGCATTAATGTTTGCAGGGCTAAGTCCCTCTGCAGCTGTTGCAACAAACAAACTCGCCGGGACAATGGGATCCTTAACGAGTACTATTACATTTTATCGGTCTGGAAAGCTGGATATTAAATCTGTCATGAAGTATTTCCCATGGGTTTTTATTAGCTCGATGATCGGGGCTTGGATTGTCCATTTACTTGATCCAAACTTATTGAAACCTTTAATGCTGATTATGCTGGCAGCTGTAGCTGTCTATACAATTTTCAAAAAAGATTGGGGCAGTATTTCGGCGGTCAAATCACTTTCAACGAAAAAGTATATTTTATTTTTCTTAGTGATTTCACTGATTGGTTTTTATGATGGATTTTTAGGCCCTGGTACTGGGTCATTCCTGATTTTTGCATTTCTGATGGTCGGCTATGATTTTTTAAAGGCAGCCGGTAATGCAAAACTCCTTAACTTTGGGAGTAATATCGGGGCGCTTTTAATGTTTATCTATTTAGGGCAGATTAATTATACATACGGTTTGATAATGGGGGCCGCTCAGATTGTCGGAGCGATTGTCGGTTCACGGTTTGCAATTAAGCGTGGAAGCGGCTATGTGCGTGTCCTTTTCATCATCGTCACAATTACACTACTTGCAAAAAATAGCTATGATTTCTTCCTGAAATGA
- a CDS encoding DinB family protein, with protein sequence MYRVAEDFVKDWAISSKGALKVMQAIPDDKMHIAIVDEHNSLGWLSWHLVSVAGAFGHFAGLQIPGPGPDMPQPETMAGIIEKYEMVREAYKKEAAALTEEQLLEEVPAFGGMMKRGELLSKVISHQTHHTGQMTVLLRQAGLAVPPVMGPTKEMQ encoded by the coding sequence ATGTATCGTGTAGCTGAAGATTTTGTAAAAGATTGGGCGATTTCATCAAAGGGTGCATTGAAAGTAATGCAAGCTATTCCGGATGACAAAATGCATATTGCCATCGTAGATGAGCACAATTCATTAGGATGGTTATCATGGCATTTAGTGAGTGTAGCAGGCGCATTCGGCCATTTTGCGGGATTGCAAATTCCGGGCCCAGGTCCTGATATGCCACAGCCAGAAACAATGGCTGGAATTATAGAGAAGTATGAAATGGTGCGCGAAGCGTATAAAAAAGAAGCGGCAGCATTAACAGAGGAACAGCTTTTAGAAGAAGTACCTGCTTTTGGAGGAATGATGAAGCGCGGTGAATTACTCAGCAAAGTAATCTCACACCAAACACATCATACTGGCCAAATGACAGTATTACTTCGCCAAGCAGGCTTAGCAGTGCCTCCAGTAATGGGACCTACAAAAGAAATGCAATAA